From Medicago truncatula cultivar Jemalong A17 chromosome 7, MtrunA17r5.0-ANR, whole genome shotgun sequence, a single genomic window includes:
- the LOC11438287 gene encoding putative FBD-associated F-box protein At5g56820, translated as MAEEEEDGEDRISSLSDDLLVRILSNLHTRESVSTCVLSKRWVHVFKALTCLRLDDENGSLLDALDEMRHRTDLTSFDLSIFTRRSGDIVTVAEKAVRNIVRLNLSLNSLSIYGILNMYLTRPVFNSRTLVELKLHRVCIAETLSVASLPSLKVLSLSRVQFDTKSVFLSLLSAVSRVLEELRISSPTFSAPICDREADLFPCLRGAFLHKLPWEMLVLFISVSHLLTTLEFTPMDSRQMEEGEENVDNWINPIIVPVCLTNQLKSCLLHGYKSTTCQDRFVRYVMLNSNILKTISIKCLPSTDTTVKYRWLKKLASWRRSSTTSLLFD; from the exons ATggctgaagaagaagaagacggTGAAGATCGCATCAGTTCCTTATCAGATGATTTGCTTGTTCGTATTCTGTCAAACCTTCACACTCGCGAATCTGTAAGCACTTGTGTTCTGTCAAAGAGATGGGTTCACGTTTTCAAAGCTCTTACTTGTCTGAGATTAGATGATGAAAATGGTTCATTGCTTGATGCTTTGGATGAGATGAGACATCGAACTGACCTGACGAGTTTCGATTTGAGCATTTTTACTCGGCGAAGTGGAGATATCGTCACGGTTGCTGAAAAAGCTGTTCGTAACATAGTGCGTTTGAATCTTAGCTTGAACTCTCTCTCAATCTATGGTATATTGAATATGTATCTTACTCGTCCTGTCTTCAATTCCCGTACTTTGGTGGAGTTGAAACTTCACCGTGTATGTATAGCTGAGACTCTATCCGTTGCCTCTTTGCCTTCACTAAAGGTGCTTTCTCTGTCTCGGGTtcaatttgacaccaaatcggTTTTCCTTTCTCTGCTATCTGCTGTGTCGAGGGTTTTGGAGGAATTGCGGATTTCGTCTCCCACTTTTTCGGCTCCGATCTGCGACCGTGAAGCTGACCTTTTTCCTTGTCTCCGTGGTGCCTTTCTACACAAGCTACCTTGGGAAATGCTTGTCTTGTTCATCAGTGTTTCACATCTCCTAACAACCCTTGAGTTTACTCCTATG GATTCTAGGCAGATGGAAGAAGGAGAGGAAAATGTGGACAATTGGATCAATCCAATAATTGTTCCAGTGTGCTTAACCAATCAGCTCAAATCATGCCTTCTTCACGGTTACAAAAGCACAACATGTCAGGACCGCTTTGTGAGATATGTTATGCTTAATTCCAACATCTTGAAGACCATTTCTATAAAATGTCTTCCTTCTACCGATACAACCGTCAAGTACAGATGGTTAAAGAAACTAGCTTCTTGGAGGAGGTCATCCACTACCTCGCTTCTCTTTGATTGA